One Pseudorasbora parva isolate DD20220531a chromosome 4, ASM2467924v1, whole genome shotgun sequence genomic region harbors:
- the LOC137073697 gene encoding high mobility group nucleosome-binding domain-containing protein 5-like has translation MGEAEEWDKGKGEEWDKGEGEEWDKGEGEEWDKGEGEDKREGEEWHKGEGEEWDKGEGEEWDKGEGEEWDKGEVEEWDKGEGEEWEKGEGEEWEKGEGEEWDKGEGEEWDKGEEWDKGEGEEWDKGEGEEWDKGEGEIEELECMMALKERAELG, from the coding sequence ATGGGCGAGGCAGAAGAATGGGACAAGGGCAAGGGAGAGGAATGGGACAAGGGCGAGGGAGAGGAATGGGACAAGGGCGAGGGAGAGGAATGGGACAAGGGCGAGGGAGAGGACAAGCGAGAGGGAGAGGAGTGGCACAAGGGGGAGGGAGAGGAATGGGACAAGGGGGAGGGAGAGGAATGGGACAAGGGCGAGGGAGAGGAATGGGACAAGGGCGAGGTagaggagtgggacaagggcgAGGGAGAGGAATGGGAAAAGGGCGAGGGAGAGGAATGGGaaaagggagagggagaggagtgggacaagggcgagggagaggaatgggacaagggagaggagtgggacaagggtGAGGGAGAGGAATGGGACAAGGGCGAGGGAGAGGAATGGGACAAGGGTGAGGGAGAGATTGAAGAATTAGAATGCATGATGGCACTCAAAGAAAGGGCAGAATTAGGGTAA
- the LOC137072635 gene encoding microfibril-associated glycoprotein 4-like, which produces MMAMTVFIAALISVFTASVVSVPDGFKPADCSDLYKAGQTVSGIYSIYITGDVPLWVYCHMVSDGKDEDNGGWTVIQRRMDGSVNFYQPWKEYKSGFGNVQSEYWLGLENMHQLTRNRKYMLRVDLEDFDGRTGFAQYSTFSVGPETDGYRLQVSGFTDGGAGDSLAYHNGMKFTTFDKDQDPEVGNCAKQYIGAFWYKACHSTNPNGVYLWGEVTTHNATGNVWYTWKNSYTVSMKSIRMKIKRVA; this is translated from the exons ATGATGGCG ATGACGGTGTTTATCGCGGCTCTGATCTCTGTTTTCACGGCGTCTGTTGTGTCTGTTCCTGATGGATTCAAGCCGGCCGATTGTTCTGACCTTTATAAAGCAGGACAAACAGTCAGTGGGATTTACTCCATCTATATAACAGGGGACGTTCCTCTCTGGGTTTACTGTCACATGGTCTCAGATGGGAAAGATGAAGACAACGGAGGATGGACG GTGATTCAGAGGAGAATGGACGGCAGTGTGAATTTCTATCAGCCGTGGAAAGAGTACAAGAGTGGATTTGGGAATGTGCAGAGCGAATACTGGCTGG ggCTGGAGAACATGCACCAGCTGACACGTAACAGGAAGTACATGCTGAGAGTGGATCTGGAGGACTTTGATGGAAGGACAGGTTTTGCTCAGTACTCGACCTTCTCTGTGGGTCCTGAAACTGACGGGTATAGACTGCAAGTTTCAGGGTTTACTGATGGAGGAGCAG GCGACTCTTTGGCCTACCATAATGGTATGAAGTTCACCACCTTTGACAAAGACCAAGACCCCGAGGTGGGGAACTGTGCTAAACAGTATATCGGGGCATTTTGGTACAAAGCCTGTCACAGTACAAACCCCAACGGTGTGTATTTATGGGGAGAAGTTACCACCCATAACGCCACTGGAAATGTTTGGTACACCTGGAAGAACAGTTACACTGTCAGTATGAAATCCATCAGAATGAAGATCAAACGTGTGGCTTAG